In Pseudomonas fluorescens, the following are encoded in one genomic region:
- a CDS encoding peroxidase family protein: MANFTKSDLEFILKQIFIAEANADGTSLIDLLPNTQVPFGLRTVDGSFNNLVTGQTDFGAADTDFPRLLDPSFLSAEYAGTGTVIDPQPRIISNLVVDQTASNPAAYASAFDPGLDGVLNFGVVGNDDVLKDGVQIVASPGLDGVFGTADDKDVFFFPNESPDVGLTASFNSWMTFFGQFFDHGLDLVTKSTTDVVFIPLQADDPLFVPGSPTNFMVLSRAVHTVGADGVFGTADDGQTNTTSPFVDQSQTYSSHPSHQVFLREYVLNAAGDPVATGRLITNRDLGADGLFGTADDGNGENGGMATWAVVKAQARDILGINLTDADVHNVPLLATDAYGNFIRGPNGMPQVVIRISNGADGIAGTADDVTQLVEGNRAAPISLASAVSTGHGFLDDIAHNAAPVVVGGVLQADADIAVGNAQITDGVGNNLTYDNELLDAHYIAGDGRANENIGLTTVHHVFHSEHNRLVQQTKDTLIAAGDLAFLNEWLVDDVAAIPTTPAEIAALVWDGERLFQAAKFGTEMQYQHLVFEEFGRTIQPQIDEFLAPSGYDTSINPAILAEFAHVVYRFGHSMLTETVDRFDPAFNPLLTDPTNPDSQLGLIAAFLNPLAFASSGLTADQAAGAIIRGLTRQVGNELDEFVTEALRNNLLGLPLDLPTLNLARGRDTGIPTLNEARREFYASTGDSQLKPYISWADLADSLKHPESLVNFIAAYGTHSTITAALTLADKRAAALALVLGGVGSPADRLDFLNSTGAYANVTLAGADGVLGTADDLTGVTVTGVDDIDFWVGGLAEQKMPFGGMLGSTFNFVFETQMEALQNGDRFYYLARTAGLDFGTELENNSFAKLIMLNTDVTHLSNTVFLTPTFTLEVDQTAQFTGLGVDGRADPTGGIMINGVEVVSLVIRDNPDTVGPDTNYLKYTGEDHIVMGGTAGNDIIISGEGDDTLYGDGGNDLLEGGAGNDAVLGGAGDDIISDSFGDNRLEGNDGNDVIVAGSMLVGGNLILGGDGQDFIITTEDISLTFGGQGDDFILGAKTNLPATGGEGDDWIEKGTQDGAPGDNASPLLNDDVIGNDIFTGGGGFDEMIGEGGDDIFVGSDAQDKMEGMSGFDWVTYKNDRAGVTADLTMAALAQPHGNTPSQNAGIFNPVGASPASILDRFAEVEGLSGSSFSDVLKGDNVNADTIINHGGTTGSALTNVALIRGLDQFLADAGLPVTGFATGNIILGGDGSDLIEGRGGDDLIDGDKWINVRIAVYDPADVNHVGPEIATFDSMVDMIPFILDRTINPGQLQAVREIMPGTSTGGAAFDTAIFSGLEAEYAVTVDDRGTDDVTDDVWTVADSVVGRDGIDTLLNIERLQFSDNQQVLVAGLNAQPDGSPTVADGNGGAITVGDILTVSVAGVTDDDNVVAGNPQGLITNSSVSYIWQFEADPGTGIFEDIILLPAGDLAFQSADGTAFKVSPDLAGLSLRVKAIYQDGHGTTEILFSTPTAAIVAGAPVTPTAQVPVVDATAGGAGLHMVRSDLNFILDQIKIAEADAAGQDILSLIPNIRAPLGLRTVDGSNNNLLNLNGTNNTEFGAADNLFPRVTDPVFNPAEGGTSYAQNNGIVIDSQPRTISNLIVDQTANNPAAYATAFDPGLDGVLNFGAVGNDDVLKEGVQIVASPGLDGQFGTADDHDVYLFENTTSDAGLSAPFNAWMTFFGQFFDHGLDLVTKGGSGTVFIPLQPDDPLFVPGSPTNFMVLTRATNQPGADGVLGTADDIHEHTNTTSPFVDQNQTYSSHPSHQVFLRAYQMTDNGPIATGRLITNRDLGVDGTFGTADDIELGGMATWKVVKAQARDILGINLTDADVDNAPLLATDAYGNFIKGPNGFPMVVMTGDDGIGGTPDDVLVEGNPLAPLDLTNAVRTGHQFLVDIAHNAVPVVVGGVLQADADTAVGNAQPVGPGGNNLTYDNELLDAHYMAGDGRVNENIGLTAVHAIFHSEHNRLVAQTKDTVLDSGDVAFLNEWLLTPVSALPTNQAEFDALVWNGERLFQAAKFGTEMQYQHLVFEEFARTIQPNIDLFFAPTQVYDVDLDASIVAEFAHTVYRFGHSMLTETVDRYDIDFNVVSDPNSADPTQQLGLIAAFLNPLAFAASGVSAEDATSAIIRGVTRQAGNEIDEFVTEALRNNLLGLPLDLPAINIARGRDVGIPSLNAIRRDIYSQTGDTQLKPYTSWVDLVQYLKHPESLINFIAAYGTHDTITAATTLEGKRAAALALVFGGVGAPADRLDFLNSTGAFANVTLAGTDGVLGTADDLRGVTVTGVDAIDLWIGGLAEQKTPFGGMLGSTFNFVFENQLEKLQDGDRFYYLERTAGLTMNAELESNSFAKLIMANTSATHLPGLVFSDPGFYLEVDPGRQFNEGLLAADPLGPNGEQVVFRDNPLTVGADTNYIKYTGDQHIVLGGTDNADILIASEGDDTVWGDGGNDRIEGGDGNDQLRGGAGDDIITDTGGDDNLQGGDGNDVLHGGNGVNLLIGGFGNDFIITGEDASEAIGGQGNDFILGSKANEQDMGNEGNDWIEKGTSDGAPGDNFDPLGNDTVIGHDVYIGASENDKFNGEGGDDIMVGSLGFGDRYIGGSGYDWATFKGLAQGVSIDFSDRFFDVPPMPGSGASALVRFDIMEGLSGSSHGDFLRGDSTDATSLPTAGATGSVLTNISLINGLSDLLAAGATFFDGGNIILGGSGSDLIEGRGGDDIIDGDKWLNVRISVRANADGTGAEIATFDSMEPLVPFMLNGTYNPGQLVIVREILTGTDSFDTAVYSGNASEYTVAVDGNAVVVTDLVAGRDGVDRLTGIERLQFADLAQSSGVGTVLNSGPVGRLAILDAATGARSDAPVAGQLLRVSSQSIRDANSASAANPTGAIFGPVSYYWQVETIAGSGIYDDITILAAGEASRVTGATYQVADDVAGLNIRVRAVYQDGSSTLEIVDSSGNNAPTAGPGILGFAFLNQVLTADLSTIVDVDGLSNPQFTFQWQETNGVTFVDIAGATGSTLTLGQDQVGDQVRVVVSYVDDFGVAESIASDATAPVAVGVVFVGTPGVDIFIGTPGDDVASGGDGNDILNGLGGNDILNGDAGNDILIGGAGADTMSGGLGDDIFEVTDLGDVVTELVGAGNDTVWTSLASYTLSANVENLFFGGSGNFAGTGNALDNTLVGGAGIDVLIGAAGADTMAGSGGNDVYEVTDLGDVVIELAGAGTDTVWTSLASYTLGANVENLFFGGSGNFAGTGNALDNIIVGGAGNDVLIGDAGNDTIIGRAGADTMVGGVGNDTYEVADLGDVVTELAGAGIDTVWTSFASYTLGANVENLFFGGSGNFAGTGNALDNIIVGGAGIDVLIGGAGNDTIIGRAGADTMVGGVDNDTYEVDDLGDVVTELAGGGSDTVWTSLASYTLGADVENLFFGGSGNFAGTGNGLDNIIVGGAGNDVLTGGGGNDVMSGEVGNDTFVFAAAGFGNDTILNFGANPAGQDLLNITALGINSATFAANVTITANGADTVVGIGADTIHLVGINSAAVDQTDFILAT; encoded by the coding sequence ATGGCCAATTTCACCAAGTCGGACCTGGAGTTCATCCTCAAGCAAATCTTCATCGCTGAAGCGAATGCCGACGGTACCAGCCTCATTGATTTGCTTCCCAACACTCAGGTGCCGTTCGGCCTGCGTACCGTCGATGGCAGCTTCAACAACCTGGTCACCGGCCAGACTGATTTTGGCGCGGCAGACACTGACTTTCCGCGCCTGCTTGACCCTTCCTTTCTATCGGCGGAATACGCCGGAACAGGTACGGTGATCGACCCGCAACCACGGATTATCAGTAACCTGGTCGTCGACCAGACCGCCAGCAATCCGGCGGCCTATGCCTCAGCGTTCGACCCGGGCCTGGACGGAGTGCTCAACTTCGGCGTGGTGGGTAATGACGACGTACTCAAGGATGGCGTACAGATAGTCGCCAGCCCCGGGCTGGATGGCGTGTTCGGCACGGCCGATGACAAGGATGTGTTCTTCTTTCCCAACGAGTCGCCGGATGTCGGCCTGACCGCCAGCTTCAACTCGTGGATGACTTTCTTCGGCCAGTTCTTCGACCACGGTCTCGACCTGGTCACCAAGAGCACTACCGACGTCGTGTTCATTCCGCTGCAGGCGGACGATCCGTTGTTCGTCCCGGGCAGCCCGACCAACTTCATGGTGCTGTCACGTGCAGTGCATACCGTCGGCGCGGACGGAGTATTCGGCACGGCCGATGATGGCCAGACCAATACCACCTCGCCGTTCGTCGACCAGAGCCAGACCTACAGCTCGCACCCGTCGCATCAGGTGTTCCTGCGCGAGTACGTGCTCAACGCGGCAGGCGATCCTGTTGCAACGGGGCGCTTGATTACCAACCGCGACCTCGGTGCCGACGGCCTGTTCGGCACTGCCGATGATGGCAACGGCGAAAATGGCGGCATGGCGACCTGGGCAGTGGTCAAGGCCCAGGCCCGCGACATTCTCGGCATCAACCTGACTGACGCCGATGTACACAATGTGCCATTGCTGGCAACCGATGCGTACGGCAACTTCATCCGCGGGCCGAACGGCATGCCGCAGGTGGTGATTCGCATCAGTAACGGTGCTGACGGCATCGCCGGGACGGCTGATGACGTCACGCAACTGGTCGAAGGCAACCGGGCAGCTCCCATCAGTCTGGCCAGTGCCGTGAGTACCGGGCATGGTTTCCTCGACGACATCGCCCACAATGCCGCGCCGGTAGTCGTCGGCGGGGTTCTGCAGGCGGATGCCGACATCGCTGTCGGCAATGCGCAGATAACTGACGGGGTCGGCAACAACCTGACCTATGACAACGAACTGCTCGACGCCCACTACATTGCCGGCGATGGCCGGGCGAACGAGAACATTGGCCTGACCACCGTGCACCATGTGTTCCACTCCGAGCACAACCGCCTGGTCCAGCAAACCAAGGACACCCTCATTGCCGCTGGCGACCTGGCCTTCCTCAATGAGTGGCTGGTGGACGACGTGGCCGCGATACCGACTACACCCGCCGAGATTGCGGCGTTGGTGTGGGACGGCGAACGCCTGTTCCAGGCCGCCAAGTTCGGCACCGAAATGCAATACCAACACCTGGTGTTCGAAGAGTTCGGGCGGACCATTCAGCCGCAGATCGACGAATTCCTTGCACCCAGCGGGTATGACACTTCAATCAATCCGGCAATTCTCGCCGAGTTCGCCCACGTGGTGTACCGCTTCGGTCACTCGATGTTGACCGAAACTGTCGACCGCTTCGATCCCGCGTTCAATCCGCTGCTCACTGACCCGACCAACCCGGACTCGCAACTGGGTCTGATCGCGGCCTTCCTCAACCCTCTGGCGTTCGCCAGCAGCGGGTTGACTGCGGACCAGGCGGCAGGGGCGATCATTCGCGGTTTGACCCGGCAGGTCGGCAACGAACTCGATGAGTTCGTCACCGAAGCGTTGCGCAACAACCTGCTCGGTCTGCCGCTCGATTTGCCGACCCTGAACCTGGCACGTGGTCGCGACACGGGCATCCCCACCTTGAATGAAGCGCGTCGCGAGTTCTACGCATCCACCGGCGACAGCCAACTCAAGCCGTACATCAGCTGGGCTGACCTGGCAGACAGCCTCAAGCATCCCGAGTCGCTGGTCAACTTCATCGCGGCCTATGGCACGCATAGCACGATCACGGCGGCGCTCACGCTGGCAGACAAACGCGCTGCAGCCCTGGCGCTGGTATTGGGTGGCGTGGGTTCGCCGGCTGACCGCCTGGACTTCCTCAACAGTACCGGTGCCTATGCCAACGTAACGCTGGCCGGCGCGGATGGGGTACTGGGTACTGCAGATGACCTGACCGGTGTGACGGTCACGGGCGTCGACGACATCGACTTCTGGGTTGGTGGCCTCGCCGAACAGAAGATGCCGTTCGGCGGCATGCTCGGCTCGACCTTCAACTTCGTGTTTGAAACCCAGATGGAGGCGTTGCAGAACGGCGACCGCTTCTACTACCTGGCGCGTACCGCGGGCCTGGACTTCGGCACCGAGTTGGAAAACAACTCCTTTGCCAAGCTGATCATGCTCAACACCGATGTTACCCACCTGTCGAACACTGTGTTCCTGACGCCGACGTTCACCCTCGAGGTGGATCAGACAGCGCAGTTCACCGGTCTTGGCGTGGACGGCCGCGCCGATCCGACGGGCGGCATCATGATCAACGGCGTCGAAGTCGTGTCGCTGGTGATTCGCGACAACCCCGACACCGTGGGGCCGGACACCAATTATCTGAAGTACACCGGTGAAGACCATATCGTCATGGGCGGCACCGCCGGCAATGACATCATCATTTCCGGTGAAGGCGATGACACCCTTTACGGCGACGGCGGCAACGACCTCCTCGAAGGCGGTGCCGGTAACGATGCGGTACTGGGCGGCGCGGGCGATGACATCATCAGCGACTCGTTCGGTGACAACCGCCTGGAGGGCAATGACGGCAACGATGTGATCGTGGCTGGCAGCATGCTGGTTGGTGGCAACCTGATCCTGGGTGGCGACGGCCAGGACTTCATCATCACCACTGAAGACATCTCCCTTACCTTCGGCGGCCAGGGTGACGACTTCATCCTGGGTGCCAAGACCAACCTGCCGGCTACCGGTGGCGAAGGTGATGACTGGATCGAGAAGGGCACCCAGGACGGTGCACCTGGCGATAACGCCTCGCCGTTGCTCAATGACGATGTGATCGGCAACGACATCTTTACTGGTGGTGGCGGTTTCGACGAAATGATCGGCGAGGGCGGCGATGACATCTTTGTCGGCAGCGATGCCCAGGACAAGATGGAAGGCATGTCCGGTTTCGACTGGGTGACCTACAAAAATGACAGGGCCGGCGTGACCGCCGACCTGACCATGGCCGCGCTGGCACAGCCCCACGGCAATACACCAAGCCAGAATGCCGGCATATTCAATCCGGTCGGTGCCTCGCCAGCCTCGATTCTCGACCGTTTTGCCGAGGTCGAAGGCTTGTCCGGTTCGAGTTTCAGCGATGTGCTCAAAGGCGATAATGTCAATGCGGACACCATCATCAACCACGGCGGTACCACGGGCAGTGCGCTGACCAATGTGGCATTGATCCGCGGACTGGACCAGTTCCTCGCCGATGCCGGTCTACCGGTCACCGGCTTTGCCACTGGCAACATCATCCTCGGCGGTGATGGCAGCGACCTGATCGAGGGTCGCGGTGGCGATGACCTGATCGATGGCGACAAATGGATCAATGTCAGAATTGCCGTTTATGACCCGGCTGACGTCAACCATGTCGGCCCCGAGATCGCCACTTTCGACAGCATGGTCGATATGATCCCGTTCATTCTGGACCGCACCATCAACCCTGGTCAGCTCCAGGCTGTGCGGGAAATCATGCCCGGCACCTCGACTGGCGGGGCCGCCTTCGACACTGCCATTTTCTCCGGGCTTGAGGCCGAGTATGCGGTTACTGTCGACGACCGTGGCACGGACGATGTGACGGACGATGTCTGGACGGTGGCCGATAGCGTAGTGGGTCGCGACGGCATCGATACCTTGCTGAATATCGAACGCCTGCAGTTTTCCGATAACCAGCAAGTGCTGGTGGCGGGGCTCAATGCTCAACCGGATGGCAGTCCGACTGTCGCGGATGGCAACGGCGGCGCGATCACCGTGGGCGATATACTGACTGTCAGCGTGGCCGGCGTGACCGATGACGACAACGTCGTGGCGGGTAATCCGCAGGGGTTGATCACCAACTCCTCGGTGTCCTACATCTGGCAGTTCGAGGCCGATCCAGGCACTGGCATATTCGAGGACATCATTCTGTTGCCGGCTGGCGACCTGGCGTTCCAAAGCGCCGATGGTACCGCGTTCAAGGTCTCTCCTGATCTTGCCGGGTTGTCGTTGCGGGTCAAGGCGATCTATCAGGACGGTCACGGCACCACGGAGATCCTGTTCTCCACGCCGACGGCTGCCATCGTTGCCGGTGCACCGGTTACGCCAACGGCGCAGGTACCTGTAGTCGATGCCACCGCGGGTGGCGCGGGACTGCACATGGTCCGCTCCGACCTCAACTTCATCCTTGACCAGATCAAGATTGCCGAGGCGGATGCAGCCGGTCAGGACATCCTCTCGCTGATCCCGAACATCCGCGCACCGTTGGGCCTGCGTACGGTCGATGGGTCGAACAACAACCTGTTGAACCTCAACGGCACCAACAACACCGAGTTTGGCGCCGCCGATAACCTCTTTCCGCGGGTGACCGATCCGGTCTTCAATCCGGCGGAAGGGGGAACGTCGTATGCGCAGAACAACGGCATTGTGATTGACTCGCAGCCACGCACCATCAGTAACCTGATCGTCGATCAGACGGCGAACAACCCGGCGGCCTATGCCACGGCTTTCGACCCGGGCCTGGACGGTGTGCTCAACTTCGGCGCAGTAGGCAACGACGACGTGCTCAAGGAAGGCGTACAGATTGTTGCCAGCCCCGGGCTGGATGGACAGTTCGGTACTGCCGACGACCACGATGTGTACCTGTTCGAGAACACCACTTCGGACGCGGGATTGTCCGCGCCGTTCAACGCCTGGATGACCTTCTTCGGGCAGTTCTTCGATCATGGCCTGGACCTGGTGACCAAAGGCGGTTCGGGCACCGTGTTCATCCCGCTGCAACCGGATGATCCGCTGTTTGTTCCAGGTAGCCCGACGAACTTCATGGTCCTGACCCGCGCGACCAACCAGCCAGGGGCGGATGGCGTTCTTGGCACGGCCGACGACATCCATGAGCACACCAACACCACCTCGCCGTTCGTGGACCAGAACCAGACCTATAGCTCGCACCCGTCGCACCAGGTGTTCCTGCGCGCTTATCAAATGACCGACAACGGCCCCATAGCGACCGGCAGGCTGATCACCAACCGTGACCTGGGTGTGGATGGCACGTTTGGTACCGCGGACGACATCGAACTTGGTGGCATGGCGACCTGGAAGGTGGTCAAGGCGCAAGCCCGCGACATCCTGGGTATCAACCTTACCGATGCCGATGTCGACAACGCCCCGCTGTTGGCGACTGACGCCTATGGCAACTTCATCAAGGGGCCGAACGGCTTCCCGATGGTGGTGATGACAGGGGATGACGGTATTGGTGGCACGCCTGATGACGTCCTTGTCGAAGGCAATCCGCTTGCTCCCCTTGACCTGACCAATGCTGTGCGCACCGGTCACCAGTTCCTCGTCGACATCGCCCACAATGCCGTGCCGGTAGTCGTTGGTGGGGTTCTGCAGGCGGATGCCGACACCGCTGTCGGCAATGCGCAGCCCGTTGGCCCAGGCGGCAACAACCTGACCTATGACAACGAACTGCTCGACGCTCACTACATGGCTGGCGACGGCCGGGTCAACGAGAACATCGGCCTGACCGCGGTGCATGCGATCTTCCACTCCGAGCACAACCGGCTGGTTGCGCAGACCAAGGACACCGTGCTCGATTCGGGTGACGTGGCCTTCCTCAACGAGTGGCTGCTGACTCCGGTGAGCGCGTTGCCAACCAACCAGGCTGAGTTCGATGCGCTGGTGTGGAATGGCGAGCGCCTGTTCCAGGCGGCCAAGTTCGGTACCGAGATGCAGTACCAGCACCTGGTGTTCGAGGAGTTTGCGCGGACCATCCAGCCCAACATCGACCTGTTCTTCGCACCGACCCAGGTCTATGACGTCGACCTCGATGCCTCGATCGTCGCCGAGTTCGCCCATACCGTGTACCGGTTTGGCCACTCGATGTTGACCGAGACCGTCGATCGCTACGATATCGACTTCAACGTGGTGAGCGATCCCAACAGCGCTGATCCCACTCAGCAGCTCGGCCTGATCGCGGCGTTCCTCAACCCGTTGGCGTTCGCCGCCAGTGGCGTGTCGGCAGAGGATGCGACCAGTGCAATCATACGAGGGGTGACCCGGCAAGCCGGTAACGAAATCGACGAGTTCGTCACCGAGGCGCTGCGCAACAACCTGCTCGGCCTGCCGCTCGACCTGCCGGCGATCAACATCGCCCGTGGCCGCGACGTGGGGATTCCCTCACTCAATGCGATCCGCCGCGACATCTACAGCCAGACCGGTGATACCCAACTCAAGCCGTACACCAGCTGGGTCGATCTGGTGCAGTACCTCAAACATCCGGAGTCGTTGATCAACTTCATCGCGGCCTATGGCACGCATGACACGATCACGGCGGCGACCACACTTGAAGGCAAGCGCGCGGCAGCTCTGGCGCTGGTCTTCGGTGGTGTGGGTGCACCGGCTGACCGTCTGGACTTCCTCAACAGCACTGGTGCTTTTGCCAACGTAACGCTGGCCGGTACGGATGGCGTGCTGGGCACTGCCGACGACCTGAGGGGTGTGACGGTCACTGGCGTCGATGCCATCGATCTCTGGATCGGCGGCCTGGCCGAACAGAAAACCCCGTTCGGCGGCATGCTCGGCTCGACCTTCAACTTCGTGTTCGAGAACCAGCTGGAAAAACTGCAGGACGGCGATCGCTTCTACTACCTGGAACGTACCGCTGGCCTGACGATGAATGCCGAGCTTGAAAGCAACTCGTTCGCCAAGCTGATCATGGCCAACACCTCGGCCACTCACTTGCCGGGCCTGGTGTTCTCGGACCCGGGCTTCTACCTGGAAGTGGACCCAGGCAGGCAATTCAACGAAGGCCTGCTCGCGGCCGATCCGCTCGGCCCGAACGGCGAGCAGGTGGTGTTCCGCGACAACCCGCTGACCGTGGGGGCGGACACCAACTACATCAAGTACACAGGTGACCAGCATATCGTGCTGGGCGGTACCGACAACGCAGACATCCTCATTGCCAGTGAAGGCGATGACACGGTCTGGGGTGATGGCGGCAACGATCGCATCGAAGGCGGTGACGGCAACGACCAGTTGCGCGGTGGTGCCGGCGACGACATCATCACCGACACCGGCGGCGACGATAACCTCCAGGGTGGCGACGGCAACGATGTGCTGCACGGAGGCAACGGCGTCAACCTGCTCATTGGCGGGTTCGGCAACGACTTCATCATTACCGGTGAGGACGCCTCTGAGGCCATTGGTGGCCAGGGCAATGACTTCATCCTGGGCAGCAAGGCCAACGAACAGGACATGGGTAACGAAGGCAACGACTGGATCGAGAAGGGCACCTCGGACGGTGCACCTGGCGACAACTTCGACCCGCTCGGCAACGACACTGTGATCGGCCACGATGTCTACATCGGCGCCAGCGAGAACGATAAGTTCAACGGCGAAGGCGGCGACGACATCATGGTCGGCAGTCTCGGCTTCGGTGATCGCTATATCGGCGGCTCCGGCTATGACTGGGCGACCTTCAAGGGGCTGGCCCAAGGCGTGAGCATCGATTTCAGCGACCGCTTCTTCGATGTACCACCGATGCCGGGTTCAGGTGCCTCGGCGCTGGTACGCTTCGACATCATGGAAGGCCTGTCGGGTTCATCCCACGGTGACTTCCTGCGCGGTGACAGCACAGATGCGACATCGCTGCCCACCGCGGGTGCAACCGGCAGTGTGCTGACCAACATCAGCCTGATCAACGGTCTGTCTGATTTGCTGGCAGCCGGAGCTACGTTCTTCGACGGCGGCAACATCATCCTCGGTGGCAGCGGCAGCGACCTCATCGAAGGTCGCGGCGGTGACGACATCATCGACGGTGACAAGTGGTTGAACGTACGCATCAGCGTACGGGCAAACGCTGATGGCACCGGCGCGGAAATCGCCACGTTCGACAGCATGGAGCCGTTGGTGCCGTTCATGCTGAACGGTACCTACAACCCGGGCCAGCTGGTCATCGTGCGGGAGATTCTGACCGGCACTGACAGCTTCGACACCGCGGTGTACTCCGGTAATGCGTCGGAGTACACAGTCGCTGTCGATGGCAACGCTGTCGTTGTGACCGACCTGGTGGCGGGCCGTGATGGCGTCGATCGCCTGACGGGCATCGAGCGCCTGCAGTTCGCTGACCTGGCGCAGTCGTCCGGTGTTGGCACCGTCTTGAACAGCGGTCCCGTGGGACGTCTGGCAATCCTCGATGCTGCCACCGGTGCGCGTAGCGATGCACCTGTCGCCGGCCAACTGTTGCGCGTCAGCTCTCAGTCGATACGCGACGCCAACAGCGCGAGTGCGGCCAATCCGACCGGCGCGATTTTCGGTCCGGTGTCTTACTACTGGCAGGTCGAAACCATTGCCGGTTCGGGCATCTATGATGACATCACCATTCTCGCCGCCGGCGAGGCATCGCGGGTGACGGGTGCCACCTACCAGGTGGCGGACGATGTCGCCGGCCTGAACATCCGCGTTCGGGCGGTGTATCAGGATGGCAGCAGTACGCTGGAGATCGTCGACTCGTCGGGGAACAACGCACCGACCGCTGGGCCGGGCATCCTCGGGTTTGCGTTTCTGAACCAGGTGTTGACCGCGGACCTGTCGACCATCGTCGACGTCGATGGCCTCAGCAATCCGCAGTTCACCTTCCAGTGGCAGGAGACCAATGGGGTCACCTTCGTCGACATCGCCGGAGCCACCGGCAGCACGCTCACGCTTGGCCAGGATCAGGTCGGTGATCAAGTGCGCGTGGTGGTCAGCTACGTGGATGACTTCGGAGTGGCCGAAAGCATTGCGTCCGACGCCACGGCCCCGGTGGCCGTCGGTGTAGTGTTTGTCGGTACCCCCGGTGTCGACATTTTTATCGGCACGCCAGGCGACGACGTGGCCAGCGGAGGTGATGGCAACGACATCCTGAACGGGCTGGGCGGCAACGACATCCTCAATGGTGACGCGGGCAATGACATTCTCATCGGGGGTGCGGGTGCCGATACCATGTCTGGAGGTCTCGGCGACGATATCTTTGAAGTCACCGACCTTGGGGACGTGGTGACCGAACTCGTCGGTGCCGGCAACGACACGGTCTGGACCTCGCTCGCGAGCTACACCCTGAGTGCCAACGTCGAAAATCTGTTTTTCGGCGGCAGCGGCAACTTCGCGGGCACCGGCAATGCGCTCGACAACACGCTCGTGGGCGGTGCGGGTATTGATGTCCTCATCGGTGCCGCAGGTGCCGACACGATGGCCGGCAGTGGCGGCAACGATGTCTACGAAGTCACCGACCTTGGGGACGTGGTGATAGAGCTCGCCGGTGCCGGCACCGACACGGTCTGGACCTCACTTGCGAGCTACACGCTGGGTGCCAACGTCGAGAATCTGTTTTTCGGCGGCAGCGGCAACTTTGCGGGCACAGGCAACGCGCTCGACAACATAATCGTGGGGGGGGCGGGTAACGACGTCCTCATCGGTGACGCAGGTAACGACACCATCATCGGTCGCGCAGGTGCCGACACGATGGTCGGTGGCGTCGGCAACGATACCTATGAAGTCGCCGACCTCGGGGACGTGGTGACCGAGCTCGCCGGTGCAGGCATCGACACGGTATGGACCTCGTTTGCGAGCTACACGCTGGGTGCCAACGTCGAGAATCTGTTTTTCGGCGGTAGCGGCAACTTTGCGGGCACAGGCAACGCACTCGACAACATAATCGTGGGCGGTGCGGGTATTGATGTCCTCATCGGTGGCGCAGGTAACGACACCATCATCGGGCGCGCAGGTGCCGACACGATGGTCGGTGGCGTCGACAACGATACCTATGAAGTCGACGACCTCGGGGACGTGGTGACCGAACTCGCCGGTGGCGGCAGCGACACGGTCTGGACCTCGCTCGCGAGCTACACCCTGGGTGCCGACGTCGAAAATCTGTTTTTCGGCGGCAGCGGCAACTTCGCGGGCACCGGCAACGGGCTCGACAACATAATCGTGGGAGGGGCGGGTAACGACGTTCTCACCGGCGGTGGCGGTAACGACGTGATGAGTGGCGAAGTCGGCAACGATACGTTCGTGTTTGCTGCCGCGGGTTTCGGCAACGATACGATCCTGAACTTCGGAGCCAATCCGGCCGGGCAGGACTTGCTCAATATCACGGCGCTGGGGATCAACAGCGCGACGTTCGCTGCCAACGTGACCATAACGGCTAACGGGGCGGACACGGTGGTAGGGATCGGGGCGGACACGATTCACCTTGTCGGCATCAACAGCGCGGCCGTTGATCAGACGGACTTCATTCTGGCCACTTGA